CGTCAATCAACTCGATCCAGTGCTTGACCGGCAACTCGGTGCCGCTTTGCAGATGCGTCATGCAGCCGATGTTGGCGGTGGCGATCTGCGCGGGCTTGCCGGCCACAAGATTGCCCAGCTTGCGATGCTTGAGCTCTCCGCTGATTTCGGGTTGCAGCACCGAGTAGGTACCCGCCGAGCCGCAACACAGATGGCTATCGGTCACGGGCGTCAGCGTGAAGCCCGCATCACGCAGGATACCCTCAACACCGCCGCGCAGCTTCATGCCGTGCTGCAGCGTGCACGGCGGGTGGTAGGCAATCGCCGGCAGCGCATCACGGATGGGCTTCAACGATGGTTTGAGTTGCACCCAGGCGTCGGCAATCACTTCGGACACATCCTTCGAGATCGCCGCGATGCGTGTGGCTTTCTCCGCATAGACCGCATCGTGCTGCATGAAGTGACCATAGTCCTTCACCATCACCGAACAGCCGGACGCGGTGACGACAATCGCTTCGGCACCAGCCTCCACCAGTGGCCACCAGGCGTCAATGTTGGCGCGGACACGGGCGACTGCGGCATCGTGCTCGTTCAGATGATGGCTCAGCGCACCGCAGCAGCCGCCGGCAGCGACGCGTTTGAGCGTGATGCCAGCGCGATCCAGCACTCGTGCGGCCGCTGCATCGATAGACGGTGCCATCGCGTCCTGCACGCAGTTGTCGAGCAGCAGCATCGTGCGCGCATGTTGCGCAGCGGACCAGCTGCCCGGTGCGCGGAGCGGCTGCACCTTGGCCTTGAGCGAGGTCGGCAGCAGGGGGCGCGCCGCCCGGCCCAGCGCGAGTGCGGCAGCAAATGCCTTCTTGCTCAGCAGGCCACGATGCAGTA
This is a stretch of genomic DNA from Casimicrobium huifangae. It encodes these proteins:
- the glcF gene encoding glycolate oxidase subunit GlcF; amino-acid sequence: MQTNLADFIKDTPEGLEADAILRSCVHCGFCTATCPTYQVLGDELDGPRGRIYLIKQVLEGTEPTAKTQQHLDRCLTCRNCESTCPSGVQYGRLVDIGRAVVEKKVGRSAGDSLRRRVLHRGLLSKKAFAAALALGRAARPLLPTSLKAKVQPLRAPGSWSAAQHARTMLLLDNCVQDAMAPSIDAAAARVLDRAGITLKRVAAGGCCGALSHHLNEHDAAVARVRANIDAWWPLVEAGAEAIVVTASGCSVMVKDYGHFMQHDAVYAEKATRIAAISKDVSEVIADAWVQLKPSLKPIRDALPAIAYHPPCTLQHGMKLRGGVEGILRDAGFTLTPVTDSHLCCGSAGTYSVLQPEISGELKHRKLGNLVAGKPAQIATANIGCMTHLQSGTELPVKHWIELIDERLAA